TTGGTAGTTGAGGATGCCGTCTCCGTCGGGGTCGAACACGGTCTTCTGGTTCCCACCACCTTGGGTGCCGTTGACACAGTTGCCGTCGAGGTCGCAATCGACCCGGTGGGTGTGGGGGTTGTACACGTGCACCGTGGTGGCACCGGATGTGGTGGTCGCGGTGCCTGGTGCGTCCCTCCAGGTGGCGCCACCGTTGGTGGTGAACTCACCTCGCCACGTGGTGGTGAGCGTGAAGGTGGTGCGGTGTTCAGGTGTGCGGGGGAACGTGAACGGTTCACCCCCGTCCGCATAAGGCTTGCCAGGGTCGGTGGAGGTCCACACCGTGCCGTCAGTGTTGGTCCACGTATACAGAGTGGGCACGGCCCGAATCGTCACAGGGGTGCCCAGCAAGGTGACGTCCATCGTCCGCGGGTTCGTATCCACGATCAGGTTCACACCGAGCTCAGCGACCGCGTACCCGCCCTCGGGTTGCACGTCGTAGGTGTTCGGCGCGATCGGCATACTCGCCCACGCCTGCTCCGCGAGCGATAGGAGGATGTCCTCTGCACACTGATAGCCGCTTGCAACTTCCCATGGCGCGTACGTCCCGTCATCACGGAGTCGACTCACCAGCCACGGGGCTAGGGTCGCCGAACCGTCATCGCAGGTGGTCGGATTGGGGATTTCGCCGGTCGCACAGGTGGGCATGCCCGCACCATCTGTCGTGACTCTCATGGACGAGAGATCACCGATGAGAATCATCCAGTCGACGCATAACGGGTGCCGCACCCACCGGTCTCCAGAGCCGGAACTTGAGGCCGGAGCGCCTTGTGAAGCCGCCTCCCGGGAGTCATATGCATCGATGTGAGCAGGTTGATCCTCGTCGTCGATGGTGCTGGCTCCAACAGCGGGAAGAATCAAGCGGAACACGAGCAGGCTTGCAACCACGCGACGGGATCGCATTTGGCTAAGCATCTTCATCGAAGTCGAAGTCGACCTCGTCAATGACCCAGTGTCCGTCGGCGTACTCAAGTCGCAACTTCACCAAGCCTGACTCAGGTTCTGCAGAGTCGAGGATCTCGCCACTTGGCCCGTAGGTCACGGATTCGGACACCGAGAACGCCTCTGTCACATAGGTGTACCCATCTTCGCGAAGCCCTCCCTGGGCCAGTGGCCAAGAGAAGTCAAACTCACTGCCGACTGAATACGCTTGGGCGGCCCGAGTCTCGTCCATGTTGTCGAGCGCGTTGTTGCAGAATCCGCAGTTCTCTCCTGCCAATAGAGAGAAGAGCTCGCCGCTAGAGCCATCCTTGGCGAATAGCTCGGGGTACAGATTCAAGAAGAATCTTGCGAACTGGGTCGCGGAGAAGAAGTCCTCGCCCCGCGCGTTTTCGGGGATCTGCTCGAGCAGTTCCTCTTCAGGAGTCACGCTTGGCGTCGGACTTGGCGACGAGACAGGCTCGGCAGTCACGGGGGCCGTTGGAGTGGTCGTCACGATCGCCCCTGGATCGTTCGAACACGATGACAGAACAGCAGCCGCGCCCCCCACGAGGACAGCGACCGCTGCAACACGCAGCAGTCGAGTCATGCCCGAGACCATATCGGGCAAATCACCCCCGCGGTACCCCAAGACTGGGGTCTGTGGAGAACGCGGTGCCCTCGATTGCCCGCGTATCGGACGGCTACATCTGCGCGAGCTCCGTCTGTTGATGGACCACCATCTGCCAGGCACCCGATGCGTGCGAGTACACCGACGTGACCATGGCGCGGTACGGCTGGCCGTCGCGTTCAGCGTCGGCGCGGTACGAGATCGTTGCGGCAGCGTCGCCCAAGACGTGAACCTGGATGTCGTTGAAGTCGAAGCTGCTCCACGGTTCTGCCGACGCCAATCCTGCCTTGGTGGCCTCCTTGTCGAGGTGGCCGAAGGAGAAGACGCATAGGCCGTCGTCCGCCATGTGCGCGTCGTAGAAGTCAGTACTACCTGAGGCTCCCCAGAAGCCGCGTTCCAGTTCGAGAAGGTCGTCAATCAACGCCATGGGTGCGCTCCTTCCGTCCTTTCCACCCTAGGCAGGGTTCTGCCCGACTTCCAGTGGTGAGGGTGAACCCGAGTGCTCAGTCGAGTCCCGCTCCGCGATGACTGTGGCTAGCCCTCAACTCGAGGCCATAGGTGGTGCGCAACTGTTCAAGGGTGGCGAGCGTGGCTGGGTCGGAAATCGCAGTCTTGCCCTCGATGCCATGCAAGACCAAGCCCTCGACGAGGCTCGACAGAGACATCTCCTTGTAGTCAGCGAAGGCGCGGAGCACCTTGAGCAGCGTGCGGTCGAGCCGCAGGCCCGTCTGGACAGGG
The Demequina sp. TMPB413 DNA segment above includes these coding regions:
- a CDS encoding nuclear transport factor 2 family protein; this encodes MALIDDLLELERGFWGASGSTDFYDAHMADDGLCVFSFGHLDKEATKAGLASAEPWSSFDFNDIQVHVLGDAAATISYRADAERDGQPYRAMVTSVYSHASGAWQMVVHQQTELAQM